A region from the Pseudomonas cucumis genome encodes:
- a CDS encoding WD40/YVTN/BNR-like repeat-containing protein: MNVEKIFASFGLRWSACALALCLLAGTSMVAQAATFAVLQQPALPTAKAARSVLLGLARAGERLVAVGERGIVLLSDDFGMTWRQARVPVSLSLTAVQFVDAEQGWAVGHLGVVLHTEDGGETWHKQLDGERAAALAVQAAERDTDQPGGASNLAQARQMLDDGPDKPFLDLYFRDRLHGYIVGAYNQIYRTDDGGRSWRPWMQHVDNPQGLNLYGIRASGNDLLLVGERGLLLRSTDAGHSFQALKSPYEGSFFGLLGTRGGALIAYGLRGNAWWSDDHGGSWRRLETGIESTLASAIELRDGSLLLASQGGELLFSHDQGRSFDKRQSRSGGTVAAMQQAADGSLASVGLSGVAADQDPRASAKP, translated from the coding sequence ATGAACGTTGAAAAAATCTTTGCGAGTTTCGGTCTGCGATGGAGTGCCTGCGCGCTGGCGTTGTGTCTGTTGGCGGGCACGTCCATGGTTGCGCAGGCCGCGACGTTCGCGGTACTGCAGCAGCCGGCACTGCCGACCGCCAAGGCTGCGCGATCGGTATTGCTTGGGTTGGCCCGGGCTGGCGAGCGTCTGGTGGCGGTCGGCGAGCGTGGCATCGTGCTGCTCTCGGATGACTTTGGAATGACTTGGCGCCAGGCCCGTGTGCCGGTCAGCCTCAGCCTGACCGCGGTGCAATTCGTCGATGCCGAGCAGGGCTGGGCGGTCGGTCATCTGGGCGTGGTGTTGCACACCGAGGACGGTGGCGAAACCTGGCACAAGCAACTCGACGGTGAGCGTGCCGCCGCGCTGGCGGTGCAGGCCGCGGAGCGCGATACCGATCAACCGGGCGGCGCCAGCAACCTTGCGCAGGCACGGCAGATGCTGGATGACGGGCCGGATAAACCGTTTCTCGACCTGTACTTCAGAGATCGCCTGCATGGCTACATCGTTGGCGCCTACAACCAGATTTACCGCACCGACGACGGCGGTCGAAGCTGGCGGCCGTGGATGCAGCATGTGGACAATCCGCAGGGCCTGAACCTGTATGGCATCCGCGCCTCGGGCAACGATCTGCTGCTGGTGGGGGAGCGCGGTTTGCTGTTGCGTTCGACCGATGCCGGGCATTCGTTCCAGGCCCTGAAATCACCTTATGAAGGCAGCTTTTTCGGTCTGCTCGGCACCCGCGGCGGCGCCTTGATTGCCTATGGCTTGCGCGGTAATGCCTGGTGGTCCGATGACCATGGCGGCAGTTGGCGACGCCTCGAAACCGGCATCGAATCAACGCTGGCGAGCGCCATCGAACTGCGCGATGGCAGCCTGCTGTTGGCCAGCCAGGGCGGCGAACTTTTATTCAGTCATGACCAGGGCCGCAGCTTCGACAAACGTCAGAGCCGCAGCGGCGGGACGGTCGCGGCCATGCAACAGGCGGCCGACGGCAGCCTGGCCAGCGTCGGTTTGAGCGGTGTGGCCGCTGACCAGGATCCACGGGCCTCCGCCAAACCTTGA
- a CDS encoding DUF1329 domain-containing protein, which produces MQNNAFLNTCVLTLALAGISLAQAAVSPEQAARLKSELTPLGGERAGNADGSIPRWDGGYTKVAPGYKPGDKRADPFAGEKPLYSIKASNMEQYASVLAEGTKVLLKKYPDYRLDVYPTHRSAAAPQWVYDNTGKNATRATLDVETEKVASAYGGIPFPIPDNGAQVLWNYRLSWQGGETISAPFDTWLMTAGGKKVQATRALFSYQFPYYSESGSLESFAGKYQVGKLLTELPSSKAGEGLMTHWDMDPANRAAWQYLVGQRRVRRAPNIAYDTPDFVTSGVGLFDEAFMLFGPTDRYDLKLAGKKELIVPYNNNRAGLAKSDDLVKPNFLNPDLVRWEKHRVWVVEATLKSGKRHVVPHRTYYVDEDSWQILMVDGYDAQGKLGRQMYSLTLLAPDLPALTAQVMWGSYNLDTGAYFLNASSNDLAVQYQTIAKPSASFYTPDAMANENMR; this is translated from the coding sequence ATGCAGAACAACGCTTTCCTCAACACTTGCGTCCTCACCCTGGCCCTTGCAGGCATAAGCCTGGCGCAAGCCGCGGTGTCGCCTGAGCAGGCCGCGCGCCTGAAGTCCGAACTGACGCCCCTTGGTGGCGAGCGCGCCGGCAATGCCGATGGCAGCATCCCGCGATGGGATGGCGGTTACACCAAGGTCGCGCCCGGCTACAAACCGGGCGACAAACGTGCCGATCCATTCGCCGGCGAGAAACCGCTGTATTCAATCAAGGCCTCGAACATGGAGCAGTACGCCAGCGTGCTGGCCGAAGGCACCAAGGTTCTGTTGAAGAAATACCCGGACTATCGCCTGGATGTATACCCGACCCATCGCTCGGCAGCGGCCCCGCAATGGGTGTATGACAACACCGGCAAGAATGCCACCCGTGCCACGCTGGATGTGGAAACCGAGAAAGTCGCCAGCGCCTATGGCGGCATCCCGTTTCCGATCCCGGACAACGGCGCGCAAGTTCTGTGGAACTACCGGTTGTCCTGGCAGGGCGGCGAGACCATCAGCGCACCTTTTGATACCTGGCTGATGACCGCCGGTGGCAAGAAGGTCCAGGCGACCCGAGCCCTGTTCAGCTATCAGTTTCCCTACTACTCCGAAAGCGGCAGCCTGGAAAGTTTTGCCGGCAAGTACCAGGTAGGCAAGCTGCTGACCGAATTGCCGTCATCCAAGGCTGGCGAAGGCTTGATGACCCATTGGGACATGGACCCGGCCAACCGTGCGGCCTGGCAGTATCTGGTTGGCCAGCGCCGGGTACGCCGAGCGCCGAACATTGCCTACGACACCCCGGACTTCGTCACCTCTGGCGTCGGTCTGTTTGACGAAGCGTTCATGCTGTTCGGGCCTACCGACCGCTACGATCTCAAGCTTGCAGGCAAGAAAGAACTGATCGTCCCCTACAACAATAATCGCGCCGGCCTGGCCAAGAGCGACGATCTGGTCAAACCGAACTTTCTCAATCCTGATCTGGTGCGCTGGGAGAAGCATCGGGTCTGGGTGGTCGAGGCCACGCTCAAATCCGGCAAGCGCCATGTGGTGCCGCATCGGACCTACTACGTCGACGAGGATTCCTGGCAGATCCTGATGGTCGACGGGTATGACGCCCAGGGCAAACTGGGACGGCAGATGTATTCGCTGACGCTGTTGGCGCCGGACCTGCCGGCGCTCACTGCGCAAGTCATGTGGGGCAGCTACAACCTCGATACCGGCGCCTACTTCCTTAACGCTTCGAGCAACGATCTGGCGGTCCAGTACCAGACGATCGCAAAACCTTCGGCTTCCTTTTACACACCGGATGCCATGGCCAACGAAAACATGCGTTGA
- a CDS encoding DUF1302 domain-containing protein, with the protein MDNVKRCFRFKHCALFLALCSAGVMVERAEAMQMDLGDSDWKLRWDNTIKYSQAWRLHGQDSRLVNAPTANGLYPSIQSQGDKNFSRGLVSNRLDLFSEMDLSRQNYGLRVSGAAWYDDIYNQDTDSSEQPHFLSETRKLHGRDAEILDAFVFLRGDLGEDSQGVARLGRHSLIYGESLFYGGNGIANAQGPTDVVKLLSVPGTQFKEILRPVNQISGQLQINPQLSVGAYYQFEWERSNLPGAGSYLSDADAIGYGSGSLREVFGNDTVNGGDLKPRNSGQGGMQIRFKPTGTELELGFYAAQYHDKAPIGLYAYLDGAAAAATGLPILSSYRQVYAEDIKTAGVSFSTAYGPFNFAGETSVRWNAPLVSNLQVVTPGMEADGGDDSLFARGKTAHANLSAIYLLSPGAFWDGGSALAELAWNRTLSVTKNAAALDSNTTRDATALRVLVEPAYFQVVDGIDLTVPIGMGVVLDGRSSAVNKSGFGNTHSGDWSVGLKATYLQRWDVGLNYVNFFGAPKAGLREDGNFSYGQSLADRDFVSLYVKTSF; encoded by the coding sequence ATGGACAACGTTAAACGTTGCTTTCGTTTCAAGCATTGCGCCCTGTTTCTGGCGTTATGCAGCGCAGGCGTGATGGTCGAAAGGGCCGAGGCCATGCAGATGGACCTGGGTGATTCGGACTGGAAACTGCGTTGGGACAACACCATCAAGTACAGCCAGGCCTGGCGTCTGCACGGTCAGGACAGTCGATTGGTCAACGCGCCGACCGCCAATGGTCTGTACCCGTCGATCCAGAGTCAGGGCGATAAAAACTTCAGCCGCGGCCTGGTCTCCAACCGTCTGGACCTGTTTTCCGAAATGGACCTCAGCCGCCAAAACTATGGGCTGCGTGTGAGCGGTGCGGCCTGGTACGACGATATTTACAACCAGGACACCGACAGCAGCGAGCAACCGCATTTCCTCAGCGAAACCCGCAAGCTCCATGGTCGCGACGCGGAAATTCTCGATGCCTTTGTGTTTCTGCGCGGTGACCTGGGCGAAGACTCCCAGGGCGTGGCGCGTCTGGGCCGGCACAGCCTGATTTACGGTGAAAGCCTGTTCTACGGTGGCAACGGCATTGCCAATGCCCAGGGCCCGACCGATGTGGTCAAGCTGCTCAGCGTGCCGGGGACTCAGTTCAAGGAGATCCTGCGTCCGGTCAACCAGATCTCCGGGCAGTTGCAGATCAACCCGCAGTTGTCGGTGGGTGCTTACTACCAGTTCGAGTGGGAACGTTCCAATCTGCCCGGCGCCGGCAGCTACCTGAGCGATGCCGATGCCATTGGTTATGGCAGCGGTTCGCTGCGCGAAGTGTTTGGCAACGACACGGTGAATGGCGGCGATTTGAAACCGAGGAACTCGGGGCAGGGCGGTATGCAGATTCGCTTCAAACCGACCGGGACCGAACTGGAGCTGGGTTTCTACGCCGCGCAGTATCACGACAAAGCCCCGATCGGTCTGTATGCCTACCTCGACGGTGCGGCCGCGGCGGCCACCGGGCTGCCGATCCTGAGTTCCTATCGTCAGGTCTACGCCGAAGACATCAAGACCGCCGGCGTCAGCTTCTCCACTGCCTATGGGCCGTTCAACTTTGCCGGTGAAACCTCCGTGCGCTGGAATGCGCCGCTGGTGAGCAACCTGCAAGTGGTGACCCCAGGCATGGAGGCCGATGGCGGCGATGACTCGCTGTTTGCCCGGGGCAAAACCGCTCACGCCAACCTGTCGGCGATTTACCTGTTATCGCCTGGTGCTTTTTGGGATGGCGGCTCGGCACTGGCCGAGCTGGCGTGGAACCGCACCCTGAGCGTCACCAAGAACGCCGCAGCCTTGGATTCCAACACAACGCGCGATGCCACTGCATTGCGGGTACTGGTGGAGCCTGCGTACTTCCAGGTTGTCGACGGGATCGACCTGACCGTGCCGATCGGCATGGGCGTGGTGCTCGATGGACGTTCTTCGGCCGTCAACAAGTCGGGCTTCGGCAATACCCATTCCGGCGACTGGAGTGTCGGGCTCAAGGCGACCTACCTGCAGCGCTGGGATGTCGGCCTCAACTACGTGAACTTCTTCGGGGCCCCGAAAGCCGGGCTGCGCGAGGACGGCAATTTCAGTTACGGGCAGTCGCTGGCCGACCGTGACTTCGTTTCGCTCTACGTGAAAACCTCATTCTAA
- a CDS encoding coniferyl-alcohol dehydrogenase, which produces MKLDNKLVLVTGVSSGIGAATASLLRSHGAQVIGVDLKAPHMTLDGFVQGDLSSAENIDRLLPQLPARIDSLCNIAGVPGTANPQLLAKVNYLGLRHLSQALLPRIAAGGSIVNIASILGAEWPLRLELHKALARIEGFAAAQAWLAEHPVPDETCYQYFKEALIVWNYLQAQPWFLEHSVRMNSVAPGPVFTPILGDFVSMLGEARTQADAHRMKRPGYADEVAAVITFLCADESRWINGVNLAVDGGLASTYI; this is translated from the coding sequence ATGAAACTCGACAACAAGCTTGTGCTGGTGACCGGCGTCTCTTCGGGTATCGGCGCCGCCACGGCAAGCCTGCTGCGCAGCCACGGCGCTCAAGTGATTGGCGTGGACCTGAAGGCTCCGCACATGACCCTGGACGGTTTTGTGCAGGGCGATTTGAGCAGTGCCGAGAACATCGACCGGCTGTTGCCGCAGTTACCGGCACGGATCGACAGCCTGTGCAATATCGCCGGAGTGCCGGGCACCGCAAACCCGCAATTGTTGGCGAAGGTCAACTACCTGGGGCTGCGTCACCTGAGCCAGGCATTGCTGCCGCGCATCGCCGCTGGCGGCAGCATCGTCAATATCGCCTCGATCCTCGGCGCCGAGTGGCCGTTACGTCTGGAACTGCACAAGGCGCTGGCGCGCATCGAAGGTTTCGCCGCCGCACAAGCCTGGCTGGCTGAACACCCGGTACCGGACGAGACCTGCTACCAGTATTTCAAGGAAGCCTTGATCGTCTGGAATTACCTGCAGGCCCAGCCCTGGTTTCTCGAACATTCAGTGCGCATGAACAGCGTGGCGCCGGGCCCGGTCTTCACGCCCATCCTCGGCGACTTCGTGAGCATGCTGGGTGAAGCACGGACCCAGGCCGATGCCCATCGCATGAAACGCCCCGGTTATGCCGATGAGGTGGCGGCAGTGATCACTTTCCTGTGTGCCGACGAGTCGCGCTGGATCAACGGCGTAAACCTGGCAGTCGATGGCGGATTGGCCTCCACCTACATCTGA
- a CDS encoding benzaldehyde dehydrogenase, giving the protein MSVSEPSDFLRDEPWCERIFNGDWIRPLGGSCSVIEPATGEVLTVTGLADAADIAFASLNAARVQPAWAALGPRERAEIFRKAAALAQQHFAELALYIARESGGSLFKGEHEVREAIVLLHQAAGLLSQPHGLVLPSEAGRLSYARRLPHGVVGVISPFNFPLVLSLRSVAPALAAGNAVVLKPDPQTPVSGGFIIALLFEAAGLPKGLLQVLPGAAVAGEALCRDPHVRMIAFTGSTAAGRKVAEVAGRHLKKVALELGGKNSLIVLEDADLELAASNAAWGAWLHQGQICMATGRILAHESIAEKLVRRLAEKARAITVGNAARGEAVLGPLINKRQLQRVHEIVTESVTAGATLEAGGEFERLFYQPTVLSGVRPGMRAFDEEIFGPVATVVSFTSDDEAIDLANRTEYGLSAGIISPSVGRAMAMGEQLNCGLLHINDQTVADECINPFGGRGNSGNAGSVGGPADWDEYTQWQWVTVKDKAPRYPF; this is encoded by the coding sequence ATGTCGGTAAGTGAACCATCTGATTTTCTGCGGGACGAGCCGTGGTGCGAGCGCATCTTCAATGGCGACTGGATACGTCCATTGGGCGGCAGCTGTAGCGTCATCGAACCGGCCACCGGCGAGGTATTGACCGTCACCGGTTTGGCCGATGCAGCGGACATCGCGTTTGCCAGCCTGAACGCCGCTCGTGTTCAACCGGCCTGGGCGGCATTGGGGCCACGGGAACGCGCAGAGATCTTTCGCAAAGCAGCAGCCCTGGCCCAGCAGCACTTTGCCGAACTGGCGTTGTACATCGCACGGGAAAGCGGCGGCAGCCTGTTCAAGGGTGAACATGAGGTCCGTGAGGCGATCGTGTTGCTGCATCAGGCGGCCGGGCTGCTGTCGCAACCCCATGGTCTGGTTCTGCCGAGCGAAGCGGGGCGTTTGTCCTATGCACGCCGGTTGCCCCATGGCGTGGTTGGGGTGATCTCGCCCTTCAACTTTCCCCTGGTGCTCTCCTTGCGCTCGGTGGCACCGGCGCTGGCGGCGGGCAACGCAGTGGTGCTCAAGCCCGATCCGCAGACCCCGGTCAGTGGCGGTTTCATCATTGCCCTGTTGTTCGAGGCGGCCGGTTTGCCCAAGGGACTGCTGCAGGTTTTGCCGGGCGCAGCAGTGGCCGGTGAGGCCCTGTGCCGCGACCCGCATGTTCGGATGATCGCGTTCACCGGTTCGACTGCGGCCGGGCGCAAGGTCGCGGAGGTGGCTGGGCGTCATCTGAAAAAAGTCGCCCTGGAACTGGGCGGCAAGAACTCGTTGATCGTGCTCGAAGATGCCGATCTTGAGTTGGCGGCGAGCAATGCCGCCTGGGGTGCCTGGCTGCACCAGGGGCAAATCTGCATGGCCACCGGACGCATCCTGGCCCATGAATCGATCGCTGAAAAACTGGTCCGCCGGTTGGCAGAGAAAGCCCGGGCGATCACGGTCGGCAATGCCGCTCGTGGCGAGGCGGTCTTGGGGCCTTTGATCAACAAACGACAGTTACAACGCGTGCATGAAATCGTCACGGAGAGTGTGACTGCCGGGGCAACACTGGAAGCCGGCGGTGAGTTTGAACGGCTGTTCTACCAACCTACGGTGCTTTCCGGCGTGCGCCCGGGCATGCGCGCATTCGACGAGGAGATCTTCGGCCCGGTCGCCACGGTGGTGAGTTTTACCAGTGACGATGAGGCCATCGACCTGGCCAACCGCACCGAGTATGGCTTGTCCGCGGGGATCATTTCGCCTTCGGTCGGGCGCGCGATGGCGATGGGCGAGCAACTCAATTGCGGTCTGCTGCACATCAACGACCAGACGGTTGCCGACGAATGCATCAATCCCTTCGGCGGACGCGGTAACTCGGGTAATGCCGGCAGCGTAGGCGGCCCGGCCGACTGGGATGAATACACCCAATGGCAATGGGTGACGGTCAAGGATAAGGCGCCGCGTTACCCGTTCTGA
- a CDS encoding sigma-54-dependent Fis family transcriptional regulator — protein sequence MNNPHSLLPHLTVQEEHFSPRGDSTQLTEGNSPTLAELAECLFFSPVDGRIWLNDQRMLLLHSSSFGALRREIIERQGLEQTRGLFTRTGYLSGARDARLIRERWPDADAAAVFSAGTRLHTLEGMTKVEPLHFKFDADSGFYEGEFLWHHSCEADEHIAAYGIGQDPVCWTELGYAIGYVSGLFGRLVIFRETECRGMGHESCRVIGKTAEQWGDVEQDLSYLTASPSGVAPKQRPAPAPAPQDDDSETSGGPKPIGASAAFNAATLALQRVAPTPATVLFSGESGVGKELFARQLHQFSPRHQAPFVALNCAAIPDNLIEAELFGVERGAYTGATHSRPGRFERAHGGTLFLDEIASLSLPGQGKLLRALQEREIERIGASQPIKVDVRVVAATNVDLRKAVAAGDFREDLFYRLNVYPITLPPLRERRDDIPLLVNAFLRRFCQAYARKPAGLTMRALKVLLRYDFPGNVRELQNLVERGLIASEDGQAIDLVHLFRNEPMPQEAYSLDGNGSLAATDPSPANTQPRPALLETLARLEHGFSIEGLESRLIDEALQKSEGNLAAAARLLGLSRAQFAYRLKKYRQASA from the coding sequence ATGAATAATCCCCATTCGCTGCTTCCTCATCTCACGGTGCAGGAGGAACATTTCTCGCCCCGAGGAGACAGCACTCAACTGACCGAGGGCAACTCACCGACCCTGGCCGAGTTAGCCGAATGCCTGTTCTTTTCCCCGGTTGACGGACGTATCTGGCTCAACGACCAGCGCATGCTGCTATTGCACAGTTCATCCTTCGGCGCACTGCGACGGGAGATTATCGAGCGCCAGGGCCTGGAACAGACCCGCGGTCTGTTTACCCGCACCGGCTATTTGTCCGGCGCACGCGATGCGCGATTGATCCGCGAGCGCTGGCCAGACGCCGATGCCGCGGCGGTTTTCTCGGCCGGCACGCGTCTGCATACACTCGAAGGCATGACCAAGGTCGAACCCCTGCACTTCAAATTCGACGCCGACTCAGGCTTCTACGAAGGTGAATTCCTCTGGCACCACTCCTGTGAGGCCGACGAACATATCGCCGCCTACGGGATCGGCCAGGATCCGGTGTGCTGGACCGAACTGGGCTATGCCATCGGTTATGTCAGCGGGCTGTTCGGCCGCCTGGTGATCTTCCGTGAAACCGAGTGCCGGGGCATGGGCCATGAGAGCTGCCGGGTGATCGGCAAGACCGCCGAGCAATGGGGCGATGTCGAACAGGACCTGAGTTACCTCACCGCTTCGCCATCCGGCGTCGCCCCGAAGCAGCGTCCCGCCCCGGCACCCGCGCCTCAGGACGACGACAGCGAAACATCCGGCGGGCCAAAACCCATTGGCGCCAGCGCCGCCTTCAATGCCGCGACCCTCGCCTTGCAGCGGGTTGCGCCGACGCCTGCCACAGTGCTGTTCAGCGGCGAGTCCGGAGTCGGCAAGGAATTGTTCGCCCGTCAATTGCATCAGTTCAGCCCACGCCATCAAGCACCTTTCGTGGCCCTCAACTGCGCCGCGATCCCGGACAATCTGATCGAGGCCGAACTGTTCGGTGTCGAACGCGGCGCCTATACCGGCGCGACCCATTCGCGCCCTGGACGCTTCGAACGGGCTCACGGCGGCACGCTGTTTCTCGATGAAATCGCCAGCCTCAGCCTGCCTGGGCAGGGCAAGTTGCTGCGTGCGCTGCAAGAGCGTGAGATCGAGCGCATCGGTGCAAGCCAGCCGATAAAGGTCGATGTCCGGGTGGTGGCGGCAACCAATGTCGACTTGCGCAAAGCCGTGGCGGCCGGAGACTTTCGCGAGGACCTGTTCTACCGCCTGAACGTCTACCCCATCACGTTGCCGCCATTGCGTGAACGTCGTGATGACATCCCGTTGCTGGTCAACGCGTTCCTGCGGCGCTTCTGTCAGGCCTACGCCCGCAAGCCCGCCGGGCTGACCATGCGCGCACTGAAGGTGTTGTTGCGCTATGACTTTCCCGGCAACGTTCGGGAATTGCAGAACCTGGTCGAGCGCGGCCTGATCGCCAGCGAAGACGGTCAAGCCATCGACCTGGTCCACCTGTTTCGCAACGAACCCATGCCACAGGAGGCGTACTCTCTGGACGGCAATGGCAGCCTCGCAGCTACTGACCCGAGCCCCGCCAACACGCAGCCTCGCCCGGCCTTGCTGGAAACCCTGGCTCGCCTGGAACACGGCTTCTCCATTGAGGGTCTGGAGTCGCGGTTGATCGACGAAGCGCTGCAAAAGAGCGAAGGCAACCTGGCCGCCGCCGCGCGACTGCTGGGGTTGAGTCGTGCGCAGTTTGCCTACCGATTGAAGAAGTACCGACAGGCATCGGCCTGA
- a CDS encoding alpha/beta hydrolase: MPHNNNIDGIIEQLSQLPSLGSLTIDQQRQQAEQLFGAGSCAEGVTFEAASLASVSGLWAIPTDARPDIVLLYLHGGGYSFGSAQAYRPLVSQLAARSGIRTLCIDYRLAPEHPFPAAVEDALDVYRALLENGVNTEHLVLAGDSAGGGLCMALMLAAKAAGLPLPAAAVVMSPWVDMAQTGASWNLQKARDPLLGPLAGKTLMADTYLQGAEPLNPLASPLYGDLRSLPPVLIQVGSRECLLDDSTRLASRLASAEVAVHLDVWPGMIHVFQSMSDQLEEARRALDQISAFLLRHLGEDVS, translated from the coding sequence ATGCCCCATAACAACAACATCGACGGCATCATCGAACAACTCAGCCAACTGCCCTCCCTCGGCTCGCTGACTATCGACCAACAACGTCAACAGGCCGAACAACTCTTCGGCGCCGGCTCCTGTGCCGAGGGCGTGACCTTTGAGGCCGCCAGTCTGGCCAGCGTCAGCGGGCTTTGGGCCATTCCCACAGATGCCCGGCCTGACATCGTCTTGCTATATCTGCATGGCGGAGGCTACTCATTCGGCAGCGCCCAGGCCTATCGCCCGCTCGTCAGCCAACTGGCAGCCCGCAGCGGAATTCGTACCCTGTGCATCGATTACCGCCTGGCCCCGGAACACCCTTTTCCGGCCGCCGTAGAGGACGCTCTGGATGTCTACCGTGCACTCCTCGAAAACGGTGTGAACACCGAACACCTGGTGCTGGCCGGCGACAGTGCCGGCGGCGGTCTGTGCATGGCTCTGATGTTGGCTGCCAAGGCCGCTGGTTTGCCGCTGCCCGCGGCTGCGGTAGTGATGTCGCCTTGGGTGGACATGGCTCAGACGGGAGCGTCCTGGAATTTGCAGAAGGCTCGAGATCCATTGCTCGGCCCGCTTGCTGGCAAGACCCTTATGGCCGACACCTATCTGCAGGGCGCCGAGCCACTGAATCCGCTGGCCTCCCCCCTATACGGTGACCTTCGGAGTCTACCGCCAGTGCTGATCCAGGTGGGCAGTCGGGAATGCCTGCTGGACGATTCAACCCGACTCGCCAGCCGCCTGGCCAGCGCCGAAGTGGCGGTACACCTGGACGTCTGGCCGGGAATGATTCATGTCTTCCAGAGCATGAGCGATCAACTCGAAGAAGCCCGCCGGGCACTGGACCAGATCAGCGCCTTCCTCCTTCGGCACCTGGGGGAAGATGTGTCCTGA
- a CDS encoding substrate-binding periplasmic protein → MSESSWVLIANTKALCRFCLSVSLLIAGNASGAPLPLELYIPDAPPLTFVDGSKGHGMVGEAVLTAIANAGYVAHVHGLPWARAQKYVSEKQDLLIAPLSRTPEREDRFTWIAPIMSMERAFFSLDRPVSSFAQAKKTYRVIGVGLGSAQEEILRAQGFSDEQIHPLTIGDNPAQMLLKGRLDAWFNGVPESQYIWPKMSERKLFMSPVMSRAELYLACSRLCSAQRVQDLRTAVETLRDDGTLARIQKSYLSP, encoded by the coding sequence ATGAGCGAGAGCTCATGGGTATTAATTGCCAATACAAAAGCGCTTTGCAGGTTTTGTCTGTCGGTATCGTTGCTTATTGCAGGTAACGCCTCAGGCGCGCCATTGCCGCTTGAGTTGTATATCCCTGACGCGCCGCCACTGACGTTTGTCGATGGCTCCAAAGGCCACGGAATGGTCGGAGAAGCCGTCCTGACCGCCATTGCCAACGCTGGTTATGTCGCTCATGTCCATGGGCTTCCCTGGGCCAGAGCGCAGAAATACGTCAGCGAGAAGCAGGATCTTCTGATCGCCCCCTTGTCTCGCACGCCTGAACGCGAAGATCGCTTCACCTGGATCGCACCGATCATGTCCATGGAGCGCGCTTTTTTCAGCCTCGACCGGCCGGTGAGCAGCTTTGCACAAGCCAAAAAAACCTACCGGGTGATCGGCGTCGGCCTGGGCAGTGCGCAGGAGGAAATCCTGCGTGCACAAGGCTTCAGCGACGAGCAGATCCATCCGCTGACCATTGGCGATAACCCCGCGCAGATGCTCTTGAAAGGTCGCCTTGATGCCTGGTTCAACGGTGTTCCCGAGAGTCAATACATCTGGCCGAAGATGTCAGAACGCAAGCTGTTCATGAGCCCGGTCATGAGCAGAGCGGAGCTCTATCTGGCTTGCTCCAGGCTTTGCTCCGCTCAACGGGTGCAAGACTTGCGCACGGCGGTTGAAACGCTTCGCGATGACGGCACTCTGGCGCGTATACAGAAGAGCTATTTGTCGCCATAA
- the otnI gene encoding 2-oxo-tetronate isomerase, whose product MPRFAANLSMLYPEHEFLDRFAAAAADGFEAVEYLFPYDYSAQELKQRLSDNGLVQALFNAPPGDWAAGERGTVSLPGRESEFRSGFDRALEYAAVLGNPRIHVMAGLLPSESDRPRHHSVYLENLAYATAQAAKAGITVLLEPINTRDMPGFFLNRQDQAQAICKEVGAGNLKVQFDCYHCQIVEGDLATKLRRDFDGIGHLQIAGVPDRHEPDLGEVNYPYLFELIDQLGYDGWVGCEYRPRGNTSAGLQWLRDWKAR is encoded by the coding sequence ATGCCTCGTTTTGCCGCCAATCTCAGCATGCTCTATCCGGAACATGAGTTTCTGGACCGCTTCGCCGCCGCGGCCGCCGATGGTTTTGAAGCGGTGGAATACTTGTTCCCCTACGACTACAGCGCCCAGGAACTCAAACAACGCCTGAGCGACAACGGCCTGGTACAGGCGCTGTTCAACGCACCGCCCGGCGATTGGGCGGCAGGCGAGCGGGGCACGGTATCGTTGCCGGGCCGGGAGAGTGAATTTCGCAGCGGTTTCGATCGCGCGCTGGAATACGCCGCCGTCCTGGGCAACCCACGCATCCATGTGATGGCCGGGCTGCTACCGTCGGAAAGCGATCGCCCACGCCATCACAGTGTGTACCTGGAGAACCTGGCTTATGCCACCGCGCAGGCTGCCAAGGCTGGCATCACGGTGCTGCTGGAGCCAATCAATACGCGGGACATGCCGGGCTTTTTCCTCAACCGCCAGGATCAGGCCCAGGCCATCTGCAAGGAAGTGGGCGCCGGTAACCTGAAGGTTCAGTTCGACTGCTACCACTGCCAGATCGTCGAAGGTGACCTGGCCACTAAACTGCGTCGGGACTTCGACGGCATCGGCCATCTCCAGATCGCCGGCGTGCCGGATCGCCATGAACCGGACCTGGGCGAGGTCAACTATCCCTATCTGTTCGAGTTGATCGACCAGTTGGGTTATGACGGCTGGGTAGGGTGCGAATACCGGCCGCGTGGTAACACCTCGGCCGGCTTGCAGTGGCTGCGGGACTGGAAGGCGCGCTAA